From a single Deinobacterium chartae genomic region:
- the leuB gene encoding 3-isopropylmalate dehydrogenase, translating into MPKVVVLPGDGVGPEVTRAAVAVLREVAPDVQIEEHAFGGAAIDAHGEPYPAQVREAVLASDAVLLGAIGGPKWDRHPRELRPETGLLALRASLGVYANLRPVRVFPGLEDKSPLRPEIARNVDVLIVRELLGGAYFDPRREINGDAAHNTIGYTRPEVERVARVAFWAAQQRRNKVTSVDKANVLEVSELWRETVTRVHDAEYASTALNHEYVDSAAMLLVTNPSRYDVIVTENLFGDILSDLAAVLPGSLGLMPSASLGDGPGLFEPIHGSAPDIAGKGIANPTGAILSVGMLLRHALKRPAVANRVDHAVTTALRTYPTRDLGGETGTEAFAERVIEALVHTGVV; encoded by the coding sequence ATGCCTAAGGTCGTAGTTCTCCCGGGCGACGGGGTCGGCCCCGAGGTGACCCGCGCGGCGGTCGCGGTGCTGCGCGAGGTCGCCCCGGACGTGCAGATCGAGGAGCACGCTTTTGGCGGGGCAGCCATCGACGCTCACGGCGAGCCGTACCCGGCGCAGGTGCGCGAGGCGGTGCTGGCGTCGGACGCGGTGCTGCTGGGTGCGATCGGCGGACCGAAGTGGGACCGTCACCCGCGCGAACTGCGCCCCGAGACCGGTCTGCTGGCGCTGCGCGCCTCGCTGGGTGTGTACGCCAACCTGCGCCCGGTGCGGGTGTTCCCCGGCCTCGAGGACAAGTCGCCGCTGCGCCCCGAGATCGCGCGCAACGTAGACGTGCTGATCGTGCGCGAACTGCTGGGCGGAGCTTACTTCGATCCGCGCCGTGAGATCAACGGGGACGCCGCCCATAACACCATCGGCTACACCCGTCCCGAGGTGGAGCGGGTGGCGCGTGTGGCTTTCTGGGCCGCGCAGCAGCGCCGCAACAAGGTCACCAGCGTGGACAAGGCCAACGTCCTCGAGGTGTCCGAGCTGTGGCGCGAGACGGTCACGCGCGTGCACGACGCCGAGTACGCCTCGACCGCGCTGAACCACGAGTACGTGGACTCGGCCGCCATGCTGCTGGTCACGAACCCCTCGAGGTACGACGTGATCGTGACCGAGAACCTGTTCGGCGACATCCTGTCGGATCTGGCGGCGGTGCTGCCCGGATCGCTGGGCCTGATGCCCTCGGCCTCGCTGGGCGACGGCCCCGGTCTGTTCGAGCCGATCCATGGCTCCGCGCCCGACATCGCCGGGAAGGGCATCGCCAATCCGACCGGGGCCATCTTGTCGGTCGGGATGCTGCTGCGGCACGCCCTCAAGCGCCCGGCGGTCGCCAACCGGGTGGACCACGCGGTCACCACGGCCCTGCGCACCTACCCGACCCGTGACCTGGGCGGCGAGACCGGCACCGAGGCGTTTGCCGAGCGGGTGATCGAGGCGTTGGTACATACCGGCGTGGTGTAA
- a CDS encoding MmcQ/YjbR family DNA-binding protein, which yields MDSITALREYCAAKPGSEETFPFGLDTLVWKVGGKMYALASVTAEPLSLSLKCDPERALELREQYGAITAGYHLNKRHWNSLEVDRLPPALVRELIDHSYALVVRGLTRAERERLGWQASARPDHLRDADV from the coding sequence ATGGACTCGATCACCGCCCTGCGCGAGTACTGCGCGGCCAAGCCCGGTTCCGAGGAGACCTTTCCCTTCGGCCTCGACACGCTGGTGTGGAAGGTGGGCGGCAAGATGTACGCCCTGGCGAGCGTGACCGCCGAGCCGCTGAGCCTGAGCCTCAAGTGCGACCCCGAGCGGGCCCTCGAGCTGCGCGAGCAGTACGGGGCCATTACGGCGGGCTATCACCTGAACAAGCGGCACTGGAACAGCCTCGAGGTGGATCGGCTTCCGCCCGCGCTGGTGCGCGAGCTGATCGACCACTCGTACGCGCTGGTCGTTAGGGGCCTGACCCGCGCCGAGCGTGAGCGGCTGGGCTGGCAGGCGAGCGCGCGCCCGGACCACCTGCGTGATGCGGACGTCTGA
- a CDS encoding YbaN family protein: MSHEETTAVALPEASPGKRGAALRYGWLALGFLCVGLGFVGAVLPLMPSTVFFVAAAFCFSRSSPRFLNWLLNLPVAGPLIRDFREGRGMPLSAKIVAVSMLSVAVGGSALFAIPVLAGKIGAAVLGLIGIWVIVWRVPTRR, translated from the coding sequence ATGTCGCACGAGGAAACGACCGCAGTCGCCCTGCCCGAAGCTTCCCCTGGCAAGAGAGGGGCCGCGCTGCGCTACGGTTGGCTGGCGCTGGGTTTCTTGTGCGTCGGGCTGGGCTTCGTGGGGGCCGTGCTGCCTCTGATGCCCTCCACGGTGTTTTTTGTGGCAGCGGCTTTCTGCTTTTCCCGCAGCAGCCCGCGTTTTCTGAACTGGCTGCTGAACCTGCCGGTCGCCGGTCCCCTGATCCGAGATTTCCGCGAGGGCCGCGGGATGCCGCTGAGTGCCAAGATCGTCGCGGTCAGCATGCTCAGCGTGGCGGTGGGCGGGAGCGCCCTGTTTGCCATTCCGGTGCTGGCCGGCAAGATCGGGGCCGCCGTGCTGGGCCTGATTGGCATCTGGGTCATCGTGTGGCGGGTGCCGACCCGCCGGTAG
- a CDS encoding GNAT family N-acetyltransferase has translation MGFKGPPDPAGHLELGYGFSPACRGRGYAAEMVRALTVWALVRPDVCTVTAQTAVNNAASRRVLEKAGFVPVGECPDSEDGPLRVWACPGCD, from the coding sequence ATGGGATTTAAGGGGCCCCCGGACCCCGCAGGACACCTCGAGCTGGGCTACGGCTTTAGCCCGGCCTGCCGGGGGCGCGGCTACGCTGCCGAGATGGTGCGGGCCCTGACCGTCTGGGCGCTGGTCCGGCCGGACGTGTGCACGGTGACGGCGCAGACCGCCGTGAACAATGCGGCGTCGCGGCGGGTGCTCGAGAAGGCCGGGTTCGTGCCGGTAGGGGAGTGCCCGGATTCCGAGGATGGCCCCCTGAGGGTGTGGGCCTGCCCCGGGTGCGACTAG
- a CDS encoding LysR family transcriptional regulator, producing the protein MPPDLSRVTLVQLRAFLTVLEAGSFGEAALRLEVTQSSVSYAVAELERALGARLLERGRQGARPTSLGERVASHARAMLAALEAAAQEVELEAGTLRGTLRIASIRSAATVLLPPLMHAFGQGHPQVRFELLNIDRTPEQVDTLVLSGQADLGLASLPTAPELLGWELLRDEFLLLWPDEPRHAAPGWPEVQGRPFIAGAADCARRILPHAQQHGYPLQPAYVVPEDSVMMSMVAHGMGVGVLPALAAQPLPPGVRTWPLPTPLWRSLGVMAAPHAARLPLVAAFLQHLRVACRTLLEA; encoded by the coding sequence ATGCCCCCCGACCTCTCCCGGGTCACGCTGGTTCAGCTGCGCGCTTTCCTGACCGTCCTCGAGGCGGGCAGCTTCGGCGAGGCGGCGCTGCGCCTCGAGGTCACCCAGTCGAGCGTGTCCTACGCGGTGGCCGAGCTCGAGCGAGCCCTGGGCGCGCGCCTGCTCGAGCGGGGACGTCAGGGAGCCCGCCCCACCTCGCTGGGCGAGCGGGTGGCCTCGCACGCCCGCGCGATGCTCGCAGCCCTCGAGGCGGCCGCGCAGGAGGTGGAACTCGAGGCCGGGACGCTGCGCGGCACGCTGCGCATCGCCTCGATCCGCAGTGCCGCCACCGTGCTGCTGCCGCCGCTGATGCACGCCTTCGGGCAAGGCCACCCGCAGGTGCGCTTCGAACTGCTCAACATCGACCGGACCCCGGAACAGGTGGATACCCTGGTCCTGAGCGGCCAAGCCGACCTGGGGCTGGCCTCGCTGCCCACCGCGCCGGAACTGCTCGGCTGGGAACTGCTGCGCGACGAATTCCTGCTGCTGTGGCCCGACGAACCACGCCATGCTGCCCCCGGCTGGCCCGAGGTGCAGGGGCGCCCGTTCATCGCGGGGGCCGCCGACTGCGCGCGCCGCATCCTGCCGCACGCCCAGCAGCACGGCTATCCGCTACAGCCTGCCTACGTGGTTCCCGAGGACTCGGTGATGATGTCGATGGTGGCACACGGCATGGGTGTGGGCGTCCTGCCTGCGCTGGCCGCCCAGCCGCTTCCCCCGGGGGTGCGCACCTGGCCGCTGCCCACCCCGCTGTGGCGCTCGCTGGGGGTCATGGCGGCCCCGCACGCGGCCCGCTTGCCGCTGGTGGCCGCCTTCTTGCAGCACCTGCGCGTCGCCTGCCGCACGCTCCTCGAGGCCTAG
- a CDS encoding DeoR family transcriptional regulator, whose product MLSSQRKQYILDTLRRDGQIVAKTLSQELGLSEDTIRRDLRELAQEGLLQRVHGGALPASPAVADFAARQALSGEAKVAIGRAAAERIQPGQVVMLDGGTTAIQVARHLPPHLEATIVTHSPSVAVELAHHRHVEVILIGGRLFKHSVVAVGSAALEAIRRVRADLYYLGVTGLHPQAGLTTGDLEEAHIKRALSEQAAETVALASAEKLNAASPYQVAPITELSGIITERAVPAQATEAFERLGIPVLRV is encoded by the coding sequence GTGCTCAGCAGCCAACGCAAGCAGTACATACTCGACACCCTCCGGCGCGACGGTCAGATCGTCGCCAAGACCCTCAGCCAGGAACTGGGCCTGTCCGAGGACACCATCCGCCGCGACCTGCGCGAACTGGCCCAAGAAGGCCTGCTGCAGCGGGTCCACGGCGGAGCCCTGCCCGCCTCGCCCGCCGTGGCGGACTTCGCCGCACGCCAGGCCCTCTCCGGCGAAGCCAAGGTCGCCATCGGCCGCGCCGCCGCCGAGCGCATTCAGCCCGGTCAGGTCGTGATGCTCGACGGCGGAACCACCGCGATTCAGGTCGCGCGCCACCTGCCCCCGCACCTCGAGGCGACCATCGTCACCCACAGCCCCAGCGTGGCGGTCGAACTCGCCCACCACCGCCACGTCGAGGTCATCCTGATCGGCGGGCGGCTGTTCAAGCACTCGGTGGTCGCCGTGGGCTCGGCCGCCCTCGAGGCGATCCGCCGCGTCCGCGCCGACCTGTACTACCTGGGGGTGACCGGCCTTCACCCCCAAGCAGGGCTCACCACCGGGGACCTCGAGGAAGCCCACATCAAACGCGCACTCAGCGAACAGGCCGCCGAGACCGTGGCCCTGGCCTCGGCCGAGAAACTGAACGCCGCCTCGCCCTACCAGGTCGCTCCCATCACCGAGCTGAGCGGCATCATCACCGAGCGGGCGGTGCCCGCGCAGGCCACCGAGGCCTTCGAACGGCTGGGCATCCCGGTCCTGCGCGTCTGA
- a CDS encoding NUDIX domain-containing protein, producing the protein MTDRVRVHDVRLLSDDWYVLKKTTFDYRRRDGTWQRQTRETYDRGNGATLLLYDPARRTVVLTRQFRYPAFVNGHDGLLIETPAGLLDRAEPEERIRLEVEEETGYRVGTVRPVFEAYMSPGSVTEKLHFFVAEYDPSSKVSQGGGVSEEGEDIEVLELEFEDALDLVARGEIVDAKTLLLLQYARLHLFPALAEAPR; encoded by the coding sequence ATGACCGACCGCGTCCGCGTGCACGACGTCCGACTGCTCTCCGACGACTGGTACGTCCTCAAGAAAACGACCTTCGACTACCGTCGCCGCGACGGCACCTGGCAGCGCCAGACCCGCGAAACCTACGACCGGGGCAACGGGGCTACCCTGCTGCTCTACGACCCCGCACGCCGCACGGTGGTGCTGACCCGCCAGTTTCGCTACCCCGCCTTCGTGAACGGCCACGACGGCCTGCTGATCGAAACCCCCGCCGGACTGCTCGACCGCGCCGAACCCGAAGAACGCATCCGCCTCGAGGTGGAAGAGGAGACCGGCTACCGCGTCGGCACTGTAAGGCCGGTGTTCGAGGCGTACATGAGCCCCGGCTCGGTCACCGAGAAACTGCATTTTTTTGTGGCCGAGTACGACCCGTCCTCGAAGGTCTCCCAAGGCGGCGGCGTAAGCGAGGAAGGCGAGGACATCGAGGTCCTCGAGCTCGAGTTCGAGGACGCCCTCGACCTGGTCGCGCGCGGTGAGATCGTAGACGCCAAGACCCTCCTGCTGCTGCAGTACGCCCGGCTGCACCTGTTTCCCGCGCTCGCAGAGGCCCCGCGATGA
- a CDS encoding EamA family transporter, whose protein sequence is MTPRDLLLALLVVAIWGVNFVVIKVGLHDVPPLLLVALRFVLAALPAVFFVRRPPMPFRYIVGYGLVLGVAHFGLLFWGLQNGVSAGMGSLVLQLQAFFTALLGLTLLREKVLPRQWLGMAIAFAGIAVIATIRDESVQPLGLAVLVLSAAMWGAANIISKRAGQIARFDMLSFVVWTSLIPPLPLLGLSLALEGPERIVQALTQLTPSALGAALYIAYLSTLLGFGVWTWLLSRYPASSVAPLSLLVPVFGMSSSALLLGESFGPYKLLGAALVVVGLLVNVFGDRLRPLRLRPAPQGD, encoded by the coding sequence ATGACGCCGCGCGATCTGCTGCTGGCCCTGCTCGTCGTCGCCATCTGGGGCGTGAACTTCGTGGTCATCAAGGTTGGGCTGCACGACGTGCCGCCGCTGCTGCTGGTCGCCCTGCGCTTTGTGCTGGCCGCGCTGCCTGCCGTCTTCTTCGTGCGGCGCCCCCCGATGCCGTTTCGCTACATCGTCGGCTATGGCCTGGTGCTGGGGGTGGCGCACTTCGGGCTGCTGTTCTGGGGCCTGCAAAACGGCGTGTCGGCCGGAATGGGCTCGCTGGTGCTGCAGTTGCAGGCTTTCTTTACTGCCCTGCTGGGGCTCACCCTGCTGCGCGAAAAGGTCTTGCCCCGTCAGTGGCTGGGAATGGCGATCGCCTTCGCGGGCATCGCGGTCATCGCCACCATCCGCGACGAATCGGTGCAGCCGCTGGGACTGGCGGTCCTGGTCCTGTCGGCCGCCATGTGGGGCGCGGCCAACATCATCTCCAAGCGCGCCGGGCAGATCGCGCGCTTCGACATGCTCTCGTTCGTGGTCTGGACCAGCCTGATTCCGCCCCTGCCGCTGCTGGGCCTGTCGCTGGCCCTCGAGGGACCGGAGCGCATCGTGCAGGCCCTGACCCAGCTCACGCCCAGCGCGCTCGGGGCTGCTTTGTACATCGCCTACCTGTCCACCCTGCTGGGCTTTGGGGTGTGGACCTGGCTGCTGAGCCGCTACCCGGCCAGCAGCGTAGCGCCGCTCTCGCTGCTCGTTCCGGTGTTCGGCATGAGCAGTTCGGCGCTGCTGCTCGGCGAGTCGTTCGGGCCGTACAAGCTGCTGGGGGCCGCGCTGGTGGTGGTGGGGCTGCTGGTCAACGTTTTCGGAGACCGGCTGCGCCCGCTCCGCCTGCGCCCGGCGCCGCAGGGCGACTGA
- a CDS encoding class I SAM-dependent methyltransferase, with protein sequence MTWDANLYTDRHAFVFHHGESLIERLRPQPGERVLDLGCGTGQLASKIAQFGAHVLGVDRSPEMIEKARALYPDLEFRVADATRFHLERPVDAVFSNAALHWIRPPEQVIARVAAALKPGGRFVAELGGRGNIASLVRALEASLEVSGHADRKRLNPWFFPSLGEYSALLERYGLRVTGAVLFERPTVLEGENALLDWLHMFAGSFVSGLPREEAQLIFADTVERLRPNMYADGRWTADYVRLRLEAVRAA encoded by the coding sequence ATGACCTGGGACGCCAATCTTTATACCGACCGCCACGCCTTTGTTTTCCATCACGGCGAAAGCCTGATCGAACGGCTGCGTCCGCAACCGGGCGAGCGGGTGCTGGATCTGGGCTGTGGCACCGGACAGTTGGCCTCGAAGATCGCGCAGTTCGGTGCGCACGTGCTGGGCGTGGACCGCTCGCCCGAGATGATCGAAAAAGCCCGCGCGTTGTACCCCGACCTCGAGTTCCGGGTGGCCGACGCGACCCGGTTCCACCTCGAGCGGCCGGTGGACGCGGTGTTCTCCAACGCGGCCCTGCACTGGATCCGCCCGCCCGAGCAGGTGATCGCGCGGGTCGCGGCGGCCCTCAAACCCGGCGGGCGTTTCGTGGCCGAGCTGGGCGGGCGCGGCAACATCGCCAGCCTGGTGCGGGCCCTGGAGGCTTCGCTGGAGGTGTCCGGACACGCCGACCGCAAGCGGCTCAACCCGTGGTTCTTTCCCAGCCTGGGCGAATACTCGGCGCTGCTGGAACGCTACGGTCTGAGGGTCACCGGAGCGGTGCTGTTCGAGCGCCCCACGGTCCTCGAGGGCGAAAACGCCCTGCTCGACTGGCTGCACATGTTCGCGGGCTCGTTCGTATCGGGCCTGCCGCGCGAGGAAGCACAGCTGATCTTCGCGGACACGGTCGAGCGGCTGCGGCCCAACATGTACGCCGACGGCCGCTGGACCGCCGACTACGTGCGCCTGCGCCTCGAGGCCGTGCGCGCGGCCTGA
- the ilvD gene encoding dihydroxy-acid dehydratase — translation MTQHRSKIIKDGFERAPHRSLLRATGVIHRESDFQKPFIAIANSYIDIIPGHVHLQEFGRVVKEAVRAAGGIPFEFNTIGVDDGIAMGHGGMKYSLPSRELIADSVETVVQAHQFDALICIPNCDKIVPGMLMGAMRCDIPTIFISGGPMSQGLTKEGKAVDLASVFEGVGAYKAGRMSAAQLQELEEVACPTCGSCSGMFTANSMNCLCEALGLALPGNGTILATDPRRLELARAAAAQVMKLLELGITPRDIVTPESLDNAFALDMAMGGSTNTVLHTIAIAHEIGVDYPLERLNTLSDRVPNLCKIAPSSHYHIQNLEEVGGVNTILRELFKHEGVMHRGCITVTGRTLEENCQDAPEPDGAVVRSFEQPYSKTGGLKMLFGNLAPEGGVVKYAGVVESMRQFEGGAICFDSMEAANEGILGGRVRAGHVVVIRYEGPKGGPGMQEMLSPTANIQGMGLGETVLLLTDGRFSGATRGGSIGHISPEAAAGGPIALVRDGDRIRVDMDKGILEMLVSDEELEARRREWKPVVKEIPGKWLKRYARLVTSGSRGAVLE, via the coding sequence GTGACACAGCACCGCTCCAAGATCATCAAAGACGGCTTTGAACGCGCTCCTCACCGCAGCCTGCTGCGCGCCACCGGCGTGATTCACCGGGAGAGCGACTTCCAGAAACCGTTCATTGCCATCGCCAACTCGTACATCGACATCATTCCCGGGCACGTGCACCTGCAGGAGTTCGGCCGGGTGGTCAAGGAGGCGGTGCGCGCGGCGGGCGGCATCCCGTTCGAGTTCAACACCATCGGCGTGGACGACGGCATCGCGATGGGTCACGGCGGCATGAAGTACTCGCTGCCCTCGAGAGAACTGATCGCCGACTCGGTCGAGACCGTGGTGCAGGCCCACCAGTTCGACGCGCTGATCTGCATTCCCAACTGCGACAAGATCGTGCCGGGCATGCTGATGGGCGCGATGCGCTGCGACATCCCCACCATCTTCATCTCGGGCGGTCCGATGAGCCAGGGCCTCACCAAAGAGGGCAAGGCGGTGGACCTCGCCAGCGTGTTCGAGGGCGTGGGGGCCTACAAGGCCGGGCGCATGTCGGCCGCGCAGCTGCAAGAACTCGAGGAAGTGGCCTGCCCGACCTGTGGATCGTGCTCGGGCATGTTCACCGCCAACTCGATGAACTGCCTGTGCGAGGCCCTGGGCCTGGCCCTGCCCGGCAACGGCACCATCTTGGCGACCGACCCGCGCCGCCTCGAGCTGGCCCGCGCCGCCGCCGCGCAGGTGATGAAGCTGCTCGAGCTGGGCATCACTCCGCGCGACATCGTGACCCCCGAGAGCCTGGACAACGCCTTCGCGCTGGACATGGCGATGGGCGGCTCGACCAACACGGTGCTGCACACCATCGCCATCGCGCACGAGATCGGGGTGGACTACCCGCTCGAGCGGCTGAACACCCTCAGCGACCGCGTGCCCAACCTGTGCAAGATCGCACCCAGCAGCCACTACCACATCCAGAACCTCGAGGAGGTCGGCGGGGTCAACACGATTTTGCGCGAACTGTTCAAGCACGAGGGCGTGATGCACCGCGGCTGCATCACGGTCACCGGGCGCACCCTCGAGGAGAACTGCCAGGACGCGCCCGAGCCCGACGGCGCGGTGGTGCGCAGCTTCGAGCAGCCGTACAGCAAGACCGGCGGCCTGAAGATGCTGTTTGGCAACCTCGCCCCCGAAGGCGGCGTGGTGAAATACGCGGGCGTGGTGGAGTCCATGCGCCAGTTCGAGGGCGGGGCGATCTGCTTTGACTCGATGGAGGCGGCCAACGAGGGCATCCTGGGCGGCCGGGTGCGCGCCGGGCACGTGGTGGTCATCCGTTACGAGGGCCCCAAGGGCGGCCCGGGCATGCAGGAGATGCTCTCCCCCACCGCCAACATCCAGGGCATGGGACTGGGCGAGACCGTGCTGCTGCTGACCGACGGCCGCTTCTCCGGAGCGACCCGCGGCGGCTCGATCGGTCACATCTCGCCCGAGGCGGCGGCGGGCGGTCCGATCGCGCTGGTGCGCGACGGCGACCGCATCCGGGTGGACATGGACAAGGGCATCCTCGAGATGCTGGTGTCCGACGAGGAGCTCGAGGCGCGGCGCCGCGAGTGGAAACCGGTGGTCAAGGAGATTCCCGGCAAGTGGCTCAAGCGTTACGCGCGACTGGTGACCAGCGGTTCGCGCGGTGCGGTGCTCGAATAA
- a CDS encoding metallophosphoesterase family protein, with the protein MKIAIFSDVHGNRFALEAVLADIREFKPGEILNLGDQIWGGADPAGAWRIQRDLGIRGVRGNTDERIAQMVENGDKAEQYRAWVLEQTGPEPVEALGALPLTLEAVGGEIVVAHGSLESAWEPLMFTERKKKGGYRPARPAELLERARAFPEAKVFVVGHTHQERFLEVEGRAFVNAGPVSRPKDGSAWARWIALERRDGAWSVTFRRVAYDVEAAARWAEAHAPHGPKEARHLRLGLEQE; encoded by the coding sequence ATGAAAATCGCCATCTTTTCCGACGTCCACGGCAACCGCTTCGCCCTCGAGGCCGTTTTGGCCGACATCCGCGAGTTCAAGCCCGGCGAGATCCTGAACCTGGGAGACCAGATCTGGGGTGGGGCCGACCCGGCCGGCGCGTGGCGGATCCAGCGCGACCTCGGCATTCGCGGCGTGCGCGGCAACACCGACGAGCGCATTGCCCAGATGGTGGAAAACGGCGACAAGGCCGAGCAGTACCGCGCCTGGGTGCTCGAGCAGACCGGCCCCGAACCGGTCGAGGCCTTGGGCGCACTGCCGCTGACCCTGGAAGCGGTCGGGGGCGAGATCGTGGTGGCGCACGGCTCGTTGGAGAGCGCCTGGGAGCCTTTGATGTTCACCGAGCGCAAGAAGAAGGGCGGCTACCGCCCGGCGCGCCCGGCCGAACTGCTCGAGCGGGCCCGCGCCTTTCCCGAGGCGAAGGTGTTCGTGGTGGGGCACACGCACCAGGAACGCTTCCTCGAGGTCGAGGGCCGCGCTTTCGTGAACGCCGGGCCGGTCTCGCGGCCCAAGGACGGCAGCGCCTGGGCCCGCTGGATCGCCCTCGAGCGCCGCGACGGGGCCTGGAGCGTGACCTTTCGCCGGGTCGCCTACGACGTCGAGGCCGCTGCCCGCTGGGCCGAGGCGCACGCTCCGCACGGCCCCAAAGAAGCCCGGCACCTGCGCCTCGGCCTCGAGCAGGAGTGA
- a CDS encoding 2-isopropylmalate synthase, protein MTRIHIFDTTLRDGEQSPGVALNHTQKIEIAHHLARLGVDVIEAGFPITSEGDFECVSRIAREVRGPVICGLARTARADIERAAQALETAQRSRIHVFTSASAVQIQHMLRKTPDEVLEASVRAVELARQFTDDVEFSGQDVMRADFDFVIRLYRAAIEAGATVINIPDTVGYGTPVEYGRLIARVRDEIVQGRPVEISTHCHDDLGMATANSLAAIENGATQVECTINGIGERAGNTSLEEVVMALHTRKDHYGAETGINTREIYRVSRLVSRLTGMPVPPNKAIVGDNAFAHESGIHQDGVLKHKETYEIMNAELVGREAAVMVMGKHSGRAAFRKALADLGYVSDGGVGDHGLNDEAINALFVRFKELADRKGQIYADDLRALVEAGSEITQTFSLESLQVLSGTHVTPMATVRLQTPNGVREAASTGDGPVAAAFNAITEATGLNPTLETYRIQSVTRGSEALGEVSVSARYGGMSVAGIGLATDVVEASARAWLHTINQIVAGQTKAKVPVEQTP, encoded by the coding sequence ATGACCCGCATCCATATCTTCGACACCACCCTGCGCGACGGCGAGCAGTCCCCCGGCGTAGCCCTGAACCACACCCAGAAAATCGAGATCGCGCACCACCTGGCGCGCCTGGGCGTGGACGTGATCGAGGCGGGCTTCCCGATCACCAGCGAGGGTGATTTCGAATGCGTGTCCCGCATCGCCCGCGAGGTGCGCGGACCGGTGATCTGCGGTCTGGCCCGCACCGCGCGCGCCGACATCGAGCGCGCCGCGCAGGCCCTCGAGACCGCGCAGCGCAGCCGTATTCACGTGTTCACCTCGGCCTCGGCGGTGCAGATCCAGCACATGCTGCGCAAGACCCCCGACGAGGTCCTCGAGGCCTCGGTCAGGGCCGTTGAGCTCGCCCGCCAGTTCACCGACGACGTGGAGTTCAGCGGTCAAGACGTCATGCGCGCCGACTTTGACTTTGTGATTCGGCTGTACCGCGCCGCCATCGAGGCCGGAGCGACCGTCATCAACATCCCCGACACGGTCGGCTACGGCACCCCGGTCGAGTACGGACGCCTGATCGCCCGGGTACGCGACGAGATCGTGCAGGGCCGCCCAGTCGAGATCAGCACGCACTGCCACGACGACCTGGGTATGGCGACCGCCAACTCGCTGGCCGCCATCGAAAACGGCGCCACGCAAGTGGAGTGCACCATCAACGGTATCGGCGAGCGCGCGGGCAACACCTCCCTCGAGGAGGTCGTGATGGCCCTGCACACCCGCAAGGACCACTACGGCGCCGAAACCGGCATCAACACCCGTGAGATCTACCGGGTGTCGCGCCTGGTCTCGCGCCTGACCGGCATGCCCGTGCCGCCCAACAAGGCCATCGTGGGGGACAACGCCTTCGCGCACGAGAGCGGCATTCACCAAGACGGCGTGCTGAAGCACAAGGAAACCTACGAGATCATGAACGCCGAGCTGGTCGGGCGCGAGGCAGCGGTCATGGTGATGGGCAAGCACAGCGGTCGCGCCGCGTTCCGCAAGGCCCTGGCCGACTTGGGCTACGTCTCGGACGGCGGGGTCGGAGACCACGGCCTGAACGACGAGGCCATCAACGCGCTGTTCGTGCGCTTCAAGGAGCTGGCCGACCGCAAGGGCCAGATCTACGCCGACGACCTGCGCGCCCTGGTGGAAGCGGGCAGCGAGATCACCCAGACCTTCAGCCTCGAGAGCTTGCAGGTCCTCTCGGGCACGCACGTGACCCCCATGGCGACCGTGCGCCTGCAAACGCCCAACGGGGTGCGCGAGGCAGCCTCGACCGGCGATGGCCCGGTCGCCGCCGCGTTCAACGCGATCACCGAGGCGACGGGCCTGAATCCGACCCTCGAGACCTACCGCATCCAGAGCGTCACCCGCGGCAGCGAGGCGCTCGGCGAGGTGAGCGTGAGTGCCCGCTACGGCGGCATGAGTGTCGCCGGCATTGGCCTTGCGACCGACGTGGTCGAGGCGAGCGCGCGGGCGTGGTTGCACACCATCAACCAGATCGTGGCGGGGCAGACCAAGGCCAAGGTTCCGGTCGAGCAGACGCCATGA